The following proteins are encoded in a genomic region of Candidatus Methylospira mobilis:
- a CDS encoding penicillin-binding protein activator LpoB: MRDRQNSKPLFQFLISLILGIALAACSGGNVKNAGGVPAMEVDPTVKGPVSGVGIEAYDIVSMTDKMLRDILATPQIAARQTPPRIIIDGSDFTNEGSQPINKNLIINRLRVELNRSAKGKIKFIGREYDYALQRERSLKREGETDIGTTGLTKALFGVDFKLVGSIGTLDTSSFRSSGMYQRYTQVTFEMLDLESGEIIWSNNYEIEKAAADSAVYR; encoded by the coding sequence ATGCGAGATCGCCAAAATTCGAAGCCGTTATTTCAATTTCTCATCAGCTTAATTCTGGGTATTGCGCTGGCCGCCTGCAGCGGGGGAAATGTAAAGAATGCCGGCGGCGTTCCAGCCATGGAAGTAGATCCCACAGTGAAAGGGCCGGTTTCAGGCGTGGGGATTGAGGCTTATGACATTGTTTCCATGACCGATAAAATGCTGAGGGATATTCTCGCCACCCCGCAGATTGCAGCTCGTCAAACCCCGCCCAGAATTATCATTGACGGTTCCGACTTTACCAACGAAGGGTCGCAGCCCATCAATAAGAACCTGATTATAAATCGTCTGCGAGTAGAGCTTAACCGCTCCGCCAAGGGTAAGATCAAATTTATCGGCCGTGAGTACGATTATGCACTGCAACGCGAGCGATCGCTCAAGCGTGAAGGTGAAACCGATATCGGCACAACCGGTCTGACTAAAGCGCTGTTCGGGGTCGATTTTAAGCTTGTCGGGAGTATCGGTACGCTCGATACCAGCTCTTTCCGCAGTAGCGGGATGTATCAGCGCTATACCCAGGTTACCTTCGAAATGCTCGACCTGGAGAGCGGGGAAATTATCTGGAGCAATAATTACGAAATTGAAAAAGCGGCCGCCGATAGCGCGGTATATCGCTGA
- the rseP gene encoding RIP metalloprotease RseP: MSSLPIAAHTLFYFLLALVVLIAVHETGHFIAARKMGVKVLRFSLGFGVTLYRYQARPDATEFVIGAIPLGGYVKMVDEREGAVAESDLSYAFNRQSLYKRALIVVAGPLANLLLAFLLYWTVLVVGETGMRPVLGPVTPASLAAVAQFEEGDEIVGVDSTRTPTWSLALTTILEKLTDKGSARVEVITETGEHRERLLSASADSALHPELLHEKLGFQPRQPILPAQVGRVIAGGAAERAGLQAGDQLLSVDDTPIKNWPFWVDFVRKHPEQTLHLRYERDGVRLETVITPIAVDTTEGRVGQIGAAAHVPDAIRAAMEVEYRLAPFPALSAAWTQTIDLSGLTVRMLGRMVTGQASVENLSGPISIAQYAGQSASMGFLHFIKFLAVVSVSLGVLNLMPIPVLDGGHLFLFLLEAVKGSPVSERTQLYFQKLGVVLLVSLMLLAFFLDIKRVLA; this comes from the coding sequence ATGTCATCTTTACCGATTGCGGCGCATACCCTGTTTTATTTTCTACTGGCGCTGGTTGTTTTGATTGCCGTGCATGAAACGGGACACTTTATTGCCGCGCGCAAAATGGGCGTCAAGGTGTTGCGGTTTTCGCTGGGTTTCGGGGTGACTCTGTATCGCTACCAAGCAAGGCCCGACGCGACGGAATTCGTGATTGGCGCGATACCGCTGGGCGGTTATGTCAAAATGGTTGACGAGCGCGAAGGCGCTGTTGCCGAGTCGGATTTGTCGTACGCCTTTAACCGGCAATCCCTGTATAAAAGAGCCTTGATTGTCGTAGCCGGCCCGCTGGCCAACCTGCTGCTCGCTTTCCTGCTGTACTGGACGGTTTTGGTGGTCGGCGAAACCGGAATGCGTCCGGTGCTGGGACCAGTGACGCCAGCCAGTCTGGCGGCTGTCGCCCAGTTTGAAGAAGGCGATGAAATCGTCGGTGTGGATAGTACGCGCACGCCCACGTGGAGTCTTGCGCTGACCACGATACTGGAAAAGCTGACCGATAAGGGAAGCGCCCGCGTGGAAGTGATAACTGAAACGGGGGAGCATCGCGAGCGCTTGCTGTCGGCGTCTGCCGATAGCGCACTGCACCCCGAGTTATTGCATGAAAAACTCGGCTTTCAACCGCGTCAACCGATATTGCCGGCGCAGGTGGGCCGCGTGATAGCCGGCGGCGCAGCCGAACGCGCCGGTTTGCAGGCAGGGGATCAGTTGCTCAGCGTCGATGATACGCCAATAAAAAACTGGCCTTTTTGGGTTGATTTCGTGCGTAAACACCCGGAGCAGACCCTGCATTTGCGTTATGAACGCGACGGCGTGCGTTTGGAAACTGTTATTACACCGATCGCGGTTGATACGACGGAGGGACGTGTCGGGCAAATAGGTGCAGCCGCGCATGTTCCCGATGCAATACGCGCGGCCATGGAAGTGGAGTATCGTCTGGCCCCGTTTCCAGCCTTATCGGCTGCGTGGACGCAAACGATTGATTTGAGCGGGTTGACCGTGCGCATGCTGGGGCGCATGGTGACCGGCCAAGCTTCCGTGGAAAATTTAAGCGGCCCGATCAGTATTGCCCAGTACGCCGGTCAATCCGCAAGCATGGGGTTTTTACATTTCATCAAGTTTCTTGCCGTTGTCAGCGTCAGTCTGGGCGTGTTGAATCTGATGCCCATACCTGTGCTGGATGGCGGGCATCTTTTTCTTTTTTTGCTCGAAGCGGTAAAAGGCTCGCCGGTTTCGGAGCGGACGCAGTTATACTTCCAGAAGCTCGGCGTAGTGTTGCTGGTTTCGTTAATGCTATTAGCCTTTTTTCTCGATATCAAGCGTGTCTTGGCTTGA
- a CDS encoding putative periplasmic lipoprotein — translation MNPKLTLVLAAALLAAGCAEPRTMVVECKFPTQYMPDGPALVAQEYGEMSPIPLDAVQFNNPLLKERLVVQTLKASRTPTNTVQVSARIVNCTDAPLVLGLRSHFMGEDAVENEPESVWRKLIIQPRALGNYKESSLTADVNNYLIEIRDAY, via the coding sequence ATGAATCCCAAACTAACTCTGGTGCTGGCGGCAGCGCTGCTGGCCGCCGGATGCGCGGAGCCCCGGACCATGGTCGTGGAGTGCAAATTTCCAACTCAATATATGCCGGACGGGCCGGCCCTGGTCGCGCAGGAATACGGTGAAATGAGTCCAATTCCATTGGATGCCGTGCAATTCAACAACCCTCTGCTGAAGGAGCGGCTGGTGGTGCAAACATTGAAGGCCAGCCGTACCCCGACAAATACCGTGCAGGTTTCCGCACGCATAGTGAACTGTACCGATGCGCCGCTGGTGCTGGGGTTGCGCTCACATTTTATGGGCGAAGACGCGGTGGAGAACGAGCCGGAAAGTGTCTGGCGCAAACTTATTATCCAGCCCCGCGCGCTAGGTAATTACAAGGAGTCCTCCCTGACTGCGGATGTGAATAATTACCTGATTGAAATCAGGGACGCGTATTGA
- a CDS encoding outer membrane protein assembly factor BamD, which produces MRKSYWFFVAAALVETLLSGCASIDRNYLAQPAEIQAFIANKPAELRPFFKTLFEDGERNAVLNEDRLGLAALEARHYAIAEHALDDAIARIDAIYANNPQAEAARSNFHQEKVKDFKGEAYERAMTYYYRGLLYLRSGEYDNARAAFLGASRQDRFSENPSYNEDFGLMDYLAGWSSMCMGDQASAQDHLRRAARVTPSLTNLIDNPGKFLAIMESGYAPLKIREGKYQELLQFTDNPANRNSDVRLYQGHAAVGTPVMAGDLYYQAETQGVRVVDTINADKAQFKNNAYTAAGVGGVIARTGTMMTFSRDSKSRDAGLAMIAAGALVSLISSGIAAATTPEADIRTWEGLPRHIYLEPLETPPSDLGALTMKVHAASEPVSFAVNSQHGECGFAWAHFPSAKQQLPQAQIIPEDTGEQRGQENMAFRERLKTQF; this is translated from the coding sequence ATGCGGAAAAGTTATTGGTTTTTTGTCGCTGCGGCGCTTGTGGAGACGCTATTGAGCGGGTGCGCCTCAATTGATCGAAACTATCTTGCTCAACCTGCAGAAATACAGGCGTTTATTGCGAATAAACCCGCTGAGCTGCGCCCTTTTTTTAAAACGCTATTCGAAGATGGCGAGCGTAATGCAGTTTTAAATGAAGACCGCCTGGGACTTGCGGCCCTCGAAGCCCGGCACTATGCCATTGCGGAACATGCGCTTGATGACGCTATTGCGCGGATCGACGCTATTTATGCCAATAATCCGCAGGCGGAAGCGGCGCGTTCCAATTTTCATCAGGAAAAAGTTAAAGACTTCAAGGGCGAAGCCTACGAGCGCGCCATGACATATTATTATCGGGGACTTCTTTATCTGCGCTCAGGTGAGTACGACAACGCCAGGGCGGCTTTCCTCGGCGCCAGCCGTCAGGATAGATTTTCCGAAAACCCGAGCTACAACGAAGATTTCGGTCTTATGGATTATTTGGCGGGTTGGTCATCCATGTGCATGGGGGATCAGGCGTCGGCGCAGGATCATTTGCGCCGCGCCGCGCGCGTCACGCCATCGTTGACGAATCTGATCGATAATCCGGGCAAGTTTCTGGCTATCATGGAGTCCGGATATGCACCTCTAAAGATTAGAGAAGGTAAGTATCAGGAATTGCTGCAGTTTACCGACAATCCGGCCAACCGGAATAGCGATGTTCGATTGTACCAGGGGCATGCCGCCGTCGGCACGCCTGTTATGGCCGGGGATCTGTACTATCAGGCCGAGACCCAGGGCGTGCGCGTTGTCGATACGATCAACGCAGACAAGGCCCAATTCAAAAACAATGCGTATACTGCTGCCGGGGTGGGTGGCGTAATAGCCAGAACTGGAACGATGATGACATTCTCACGCGATTCGAAAAGCCGGGATGCGGGTTTGGCGATGATTGCGGCGGGTGCTTTGGTGAGTCTGATATCCAGCGGTATCGCGGCTGCTACTACGCCGGAGGCGGACATCCGGACGTGGGAAGGCTTGCCCAGGCACATTTATCTGGAACCCCTGGAAACTCCGCCATCCGATCTGGGCGCGCTGACCATGAAGGTGCATGCTGCTTCGGAGCCGGTTTCGTTCGCTGTGAACTCTCAGCATGGCGAATGCGGATTTGCCTGGGCGCATTTCCCTTCGGCAAAACAACAGTTACCCCAAGCCCAAATCATACCCGAAGATACCGGTGAGCAGCGCGGGCAAGAAAATATGGCCTTTCGCGAACGATTGAAAACGCAGTTTTAA
- a CDS encoding DsbC family protein, with amino-acid sequence MKKIILIVSVLLGGFSLLAGGAARADSSAVGTIEKSVVEALHGEKPDSIKPSPIHGLYEVTIGPKLFYVSDDGAFLIQGHIVDLKAKDDVTEPRQAAARIAALNKLGLDKMIVFKPKTTKHPIYVFTDIDCGYCRKLHSEIDQYLGVGIEVRYLFFPRAGEGSDSWQKAESVWCSKDRNAAMTKAKKGETTQAPPCKNPVAEQYKLGTDLGANGTPMIVTEKGSILPGYVPAAQLSKMLDEE; translated from the coding sequence ATGAAAAAAATAATTCTGATTGTTTCAGTGCTCCTGGGCGGATTCTCCCTGCTTGCCGGCGGTGCGGCCAGAGCGGATTCGTCCGCAGTCGGCACTATAGAAAAATCCGTGGTTGAGGCTTTGCATGGTGAAAAGCCGGACTCGATCAAACCGTCTCCTATTCACGGGTTGTATGAAGTTACGATCGGGCCGAAACTGTTTTATGTATCGGATGATGGCGCCTTTCTGATACAGGGCCATATTGTCGATTTGAAGGCGAAAGACGATGTAACGGAGCCGCGTCAGGCCGCAGCCAGGATTGCTGCGCTGAATAAGCTTGGTCTCGACAAAATGATAGTTTTCAAGCCCAAAACCACTAAACACCCGATTTATGTGTTCACAGATATCGATTGCGGTTACTGCCGTAAACTGCATTCTGAAATCGATCAATATCTCGGGGTAGGAATAGAAGTGCGTTACCTGTTTTTTCCAAGGGCTGGTGAAGGTTCGGATTCCTGGCAGAAGGCGGAATCCGTCTGGTGCTCGAAAGATCGAAACGCCGCGATGACCAAGGCCAAAAAAGGAGAAACTACGCAAGCGCCTCCCTGCAAGAATCCAGTAGCCGAGCAATACAAGCTGGGTACCGATCTGGGGGCGAACGGCACGCCGATGATCGTAACAGAAAAAGGCAGTATTTTGCCGGGCTATGTTCCGGCTGCGCAGCTTTCCAAAATGCTGGATGAGGAATAG
- the ispC gene encoding 1-deoxy-D-xylulose-5-phosphate reductoisomerase, which yields MKGICILGSTGSIGVSTLDVIARHPEQYSVVALTANNNLDRLFEQCLKHRPVYVVLLDQAKADEFTLKLKSAGLTGIAVLRGAEALEQVASLPEVDSVMAAIVGAAGLLPTLAAAKAGKTVLLANKEALVMSGSLFMQEVTRSGARLLPIDSEHNAIFQCMPANYCAGHAALGVRRILLTASGGPFLNRALSDLHDVTPDQACAHPNWVMGRKISVDSATMMNKGLEVIEACLLFNLPPEQIQVVIHPQSVIHSMVDYVDGSVLAQMGSPDMRIPIAHALAWPQRFDSGAEMLNLFAIGQLNFVAPDFERFPNLRLAYQAVKAGGVMPAVLNAANEAAVAAFLERRLPFTGIPQIIESCMERVSQRPADNIAAVLEADGETRALAESDIKNRG from the coding sequence CATCCCGAACAATACAGCGTCGTTGCGTTAACCGCGAACAATAACCTGGATAGATTGTTCGAGCAATGCCTTAAGCACCGTCCTGTGTATGTCGTGTTGCTCGATCAGGCCAAGGCGGATGAATTCACACTCAAACTGAAATCGGCCGGACTAACCGGCATAGCAGTTCTGCGCGGCGCAGAAGCTCTGGAGCAAGTTGCGTCGCTGCCGGAAGTCGATAGCGTCATGGCCGCCATAGTCGGGGCCGCCGGTCTGCTGCCGACGCTCGCCGCGGCAAAAGCGGGTAAAACCGTGCTGCTGGCCAACAAGGAAGCCCTGGTGATGTCCGGCTCTCTGTTCATGCAGGAAGTCACGCGTTCCGGGGCACGGCTATTACCGATAGACAGCGAGCATAACGCGATTTTTCAGTGCATGCCGGCAAATTATTGCGCCGGTCATGCCGCCCTGGGCGTGAGACGGATACTGTTGACGGCGTCGGGTGGTCCGTTTCTCAATCGTGCGTTGAGCGATTTGCATGATGTAACGCCCGATCAAGCCTGCGCGCATCCGAATTGGGTCATGGGCAGGAAAATATCGGTCGATTCGGCGACCATGATGAACAAGGGGCTGGAAGTCATCGAAGCCTGTTTGTTGTTCAATCTTCCTCCCGAGCAGATTCAGGTCGTTATTCATCCGCAAAGCGTTATTCACTCCATGGTGGACTATGTCGACGGCAGTGTGCTGGCGCAGATGGGTAGTCCCGATATGCGTATTCCTATCGCTCATGCGCTGGCATGGCCGCAGCGTTTCGATTCAGGCGCGGAAATGCTGAATTTGTTCGCAATCGGGCAACTCAATTTTGTGGCGCCCGATTTCGAGCGTTTTCCTAACCTGCGTCTGGCTTATCAGGCTGTCAAGGCAGGCGGCGTCATGCCCGCAGTTTTAAATGCCGCCAATGAAGCGGCTGTAGCTGCATTCCTTGAGCGGCGGCTGCCTTTTACCGGAATTCCGCAGATAATCGAATCCTGCATGGAGAGAGTTAGTCAACGGCCGGCCGACAACATTGCGGCAGTGCTCGAAGCGGATGGCGAGACCAGAGCCCTGGCCGAAAGCGATATCAAGAATCGAGGTTAG
- a CDS encoding DUF423 domain-containing protein yields MFRAFLLLGSISAFLAVALGAIGAHAFRSQLSEYSLSIYQTAVQYQFLHAFGLILIALLSATRPSSRILCWSGSLMVIGILLFSGSLYTLSITADKFYAIFTPMGGIAFLCAWMLLGIHAWRLR; encoded by the coding sequence ATGTTTAGAGCTTTTCTGCTTTTGGGCTCCATTTCCGCCTTTCTGGCCGTAGCGCTGGGCGCTATCGGCGCCCATGCGTTTCGAAGCCAACTTTCCGAATACAGCCTTTCTATTTACCAGACCGCTGTGCAATATCAATTCTTGCATGCGTTTGGGCTTATCCTGATAGCATTGCTGAGTGCAACCCGTCCCTCTTCCCGTATATTGTGCTGGTCAGGTTCACTAATGGTTATAGGTATCCTGCTTTTCTCTGGCAGTCTTTACACTCTGTCCATAACTGCTGATAAGTTTTACGCGATCTTTACCCCCATGGGCGGCATAGCTTTTTTATGTGCATGGATGCTGCTGGGCATCCATGCATGGCGATTACGTTAA
- a CDS encoding C1 family peptidase — MNKLKIVAYTLSLLLPAILLGGQAVPPPDPVELIPAAPAEMYRNNLPPVLEKHATGYIPENPEKYLVMPQVPHYRDISPPESVLAPEADLSAMFPKPGNQGKQNSCVAWATAYTRSYHEARKQGGSKPSDPEHIFSPAFIYNQVKVGGCDSGSSISESLGLMKKAGVATEAVFPYEENNCSRLPDDRALTDASHFRIDGWKKLDTQEIDDIKGQIIAGNPVIFGMYVSDSFDRLRGDQVYDDLTSPRTGAHVVVLVGYSETRQAFKLLNSWGENWGDKGMGWISYGALKKWAENAFVIELASTQPH; from the coding sequence ATGAATAAACTCAAGATTGTTGCATATACTTTGTCGCTGTTACTGCCGGCTATACTGCTGGGAGGACAAGCTGTGCCACCTCCCGATCCTGTTGAGTTAATCCCCGCCGCTCCGGCGGAAATGTATAGAAATAATTTACCGCCGGTGCTGGAAAAACACGCCACCGGCTATATCCCGGAAAATCCGGAAAAGTACCTGGTCATGCCCCAGGTGCCTCATTACCGCGATATCTCGCCGCCGGAGTCGGTGCTGGCGCCGGAAGCCGATTTGTCTGCGATGTTTCCAAAGCCCGGCAATCAGGGTAAACAGAATTCCTGTGTCGCCTGGGCGACGGCCTATACGCGCAGTTATCACGAAGCTCGCAAACAAGGCGGCAGCAAACCCAGCGATCCTGAACATATTTTCAGTCCGGCATTTATCTATAACCAGGTTAAAGTTGGAGGTTGCGATAGCGGCAGCAGTATTTCAGAGTCTTTGGGGCTGATGAAAAAAGCGGGCGTGGCCACGGAAGCGGTATTTCCTTACGAAGAAAACAATTGCTCGCGTTTGCCGGACGACCGGGCGTTAACTGACGCGTCGCATTTCCGCATCGACGGCTGGAAAAAACTGGATACTCAGGAGATCGATGATATTAAAGGGCAAATTATCGCTGGAAACCCGGTGATTTTCGGCATGTATGTTTCCGATTCTTTCGACAGGCTGCGCGGCGACCAGGTTTACGATGATTTAACCTCGCCACGCACCGGAGCGCATGTCGTGGTGCTGGTGGGCTATAGCGAAACCAGACAGGCATTCAAACTGTTAAACTCCTGGGGCGAAAATTGGGGCGATAAAGGTATGGGCTGGATATCCTACGGCGCCCTGAAAAAATGGGCGGAAAACGCCTTTGTAATCGAGCTCGCCAGCACCCAACCACATTAG